CATTTTATTTTTCCTGAGGTTTCCGAATCCTAGTTCGTAACGTGCATACTGGAATCAATGAAACTCATTTAGATTTTATCCATTCTCGTTATGGAAAAAATTGTAACATCACTCCTTTACAAGAAGAAGCATCCAGCCGGCGATACTTTCATATTTCGACATCTAAGGATAAGGAAGAAGTTGTCTGTATTGATGAAACAGTAAACGAAGACTTTATTGTTTTAAGTCAATTTTTGTCTGAGAATGGCATTCATGTTCCAAAAATCTTTGAATCGAATAAAAACTTAGGCATTATTTGTATGTCTTTCGAAGGAAAATTGGACTATAGTTCCTATCATTTAACTGAATACCAAAATCACTTTACGAATCTAATTGAATTAATTTTAAAATTACAATCACTCGATCCACCTGGATTCGTAAAAACCAGAAAGTTCGATACTGAGAAACTTAGTTTTGAAACTAATCTAACAATTGAAAAGTTTAATGCTTTTAAAGAAATTTATAAAATCAAAACTTCATTCTCAAATGAAGCTCTGGCTTTTATTGAAGAGACAGTTGGGTATTTAAATCAATACCCCATCAATGTTTTTACGCACCGAGATTTTCATTGTCGAAATCTTTTAAGATCACCGAATTCAGACTATGTACTGATTGATTACCAAGACGCACGAATGGGTGTACCACAGTATGATTTAGCATCAATTTTGTATGATGCTTATTATCCACTTCCAAGAGAATTTAGGATGAAGATGCTCAAATACTTTGAAGAAAGAAATATAGACCAATCAAAAAAATTCAAAGATACATTTTATCTGCAAGCTCTACAAAGATCATTTAAAGCACTTGGTACATATTTTCGAATGGTAACCGATCACAAAAAGGACAAATTCAAACCATCGATCGTTTCCTGTTTAAACCAATTGGAAGAAATCATCCAGTTAGGAATGTTTCCGGATTCACTTTTTATTTTTGTGAGGAGTTTAAGAGAGGAGTTGATTTTACATAAGGATTTTAAGAAATTATGAATGCGTTTGTACTTGCAGCTGGTTTTGGCAAACGAATGGGTTCCCTCACTCAAAACACTCCGAAACCACTTTTACAAATCCAATCGATCACTTTACTTGATTATGCACTCTACTTATTACATATTTGGAAAATCCAAAAAGTCTGGATCAATGCACACTACTTAGGAGAACAAATTCTCAATCATGTAAAAAACTTCACAGGTTTTCCAATAGAGGTTTCTATTGAGAAAGATAAAATCTTAGGAACTGCTGGAGGAATTCGTACTGCATTACCAGAAAATCCGGATTCAGAACCAATTTTACTCATTAATCCTGATACTTTATTTTTCCCCAATTCAGAATTTACACCAAAACATAGTTTGGCGAAAGGAATTAAAATTCATTTATATTTATTACCGATTCCAGAGGGCGAAAATTATACAAAAATTTCAATTAGAAAAGATGGTACCTTGGAATTTGGCAAAGGTGAGTTCTATTATATAGGACTTTCTGTGATTGATCCTTCCTGTTTATCCAACTTGGAAAAAAATCATTTTTATGATTTGTCCGATACATTCCGAGAATGTGCAATTAAAGGTGAGATCACCGGAGAAATATTCCCCGGTGAAGTTTTAGATTTGGGAACGAAGGAATTATGGGAATCGTATCTAAACAAAGATGTATTCGGTTCCAACTTAACTAAGATAAAATCATTCTTAAGTCGGTCCAATATGACTTAGAATTTCTTCTTTTCGTTTTTCATACCCCTTTTTTCCGAGTAGAGCAAACATATTGTTTTTATAATCTTCAACACCAGGTTGATCGAATGGATTTACACCTAACATATAACCAGAAATAGCACATGCAAATTCATAAAAATACATAAGTTCACCCAAAACTTCTTCGTTAATAGTGGGTAAAATGATTTCAATACAAGGCACTCCTCCATCTTTATGTGCAATCAGAGTTCCTAAGATTGCACTTTGATTCACTTCAGAAAGTTTTTTCCCAGCTAAATAATTTAAACCATCATTATCATCTGTTTTTTCGGTGAGATAAACATCTTGTTTTGGAGTTTCAATCTTTATGACAGTTTCCATTAATTTTCTTTCACCATCTTGAATGTATTGTCCCATAGAATGCAAATCAGTTGTGAATTGGACGGAAGCTGGAAAAATACCTTTTGCATTTTTTCCTTCGCTTTCGCCAAACAACTGTTTCCACCATTCCGCCAAATAATTCAATGTTGGTTGATAAGATACAAAAATCTCTGTTGTTTTTCCTAAACCATATAATCCATTTCGCATCGCAGCATATAAGCTAGCTAAGTTACCTTCTTTAGAAGTTGTAGATTTTAGATTCGATTGCATTTGTTTGGCACCATCAATTAGTTTGTTGATGCTAAATCCAGCAGCTGCAATTGGAAGTAATCCAACAGGTGTAAAAACAGAATACCTACCTCCTACATCATCAGGTATGATAAATGTCGGAAATCCATATTCATCAGCTAAGTGTTTGAGAGCACCCTTAGATTTGTCGGTAGTTGCAAACACTCGATTTTTAATGTTTTCTTTTCCATATTTTCTCTCTAACAAAGAAAGTAACAAACGGAAGGCGATAGCTGGTTCAGTTGTTGTTCCAGATTTAGAAATCACGTTTACGGAAAACTCTTTATTCTCTAAAAATGCAAGGAGACGGAAATGGTAATCTGCATCTAAATGATGCCCGGCGTATAAAATTTTGACCGTTTTCTTTTGTGTTTCAGGATGACTAAACTCAGGAGTGAGTGCTTCGATGACCGCTCTTGCACCCAAATAACTACCACCAATACCTACAACGACTAAGTATTGCGAATGAGATTGGATGGTTTCAGCAGCTTTTCGAATTGTCTGTAAGTCTTCTGAATTCATTTGGCTAGGCAAAGTTACCCATCCTAAGAATTCTTTCCCTAATCCAGTTCGATTTAAAAGGGTCTGACGAGCTGTTTCTGCCCTTTCTAATTCTGTTTCCAGATGATTTTGCGGGAGGAAGGGTTTCACAAAACGATCAGAAATTTTTAGATTCGACATGGCACCAGTCCTAAAATAAAGTATAGCATCGAAAGGAAGATGAAGTGGATTCATTGAGAAGTAAAGAAAATTTGAATCAATTTGAACGTATATTTGGAAAAACAAATACAAATCCGCGTTTGTTTGAAGCGCCCGCAAGGATCAATATCATTGGTGAACATGTAGATTATTTAGGTGGAATCGTTCTACCAGCAGCGATCAATTTTTCAGTCCAAGTATTTTTACGGCCAAATCAATCTAATCTCTATCGATTTCATTCTATAACATTTAACGAAACCATCTCCATCAAAAAACCTTTTTTATCTAATCAAAATGCACCTTGGACTGATTATATTACAGGAGTGATTGTTGAGTTGGAAGCCGAGGGACATTCCATTCCAGGTTTTGATTTATTAGTGGATGGAAATATTCCCCAAGGTTCTGGCCTTTCATCTTCCGCTGCTTTAGAAGTGGTAACAGGTTTTGCCATCTCAGAATGTTTTGGACTGGGTATCAAAAGAGAAAAAATAGCAGTCATCGGGCAAAAAGCCGAAAATAATTTTGTTGGTACCAAGTGTGGGATTATGGACCAATTCATCATCGCAGTTGGAAAACAAAATGATTGTATTTCATTAAACACTGATACTCTAAATTATTCTTATCATCATTTTGAATTAGGCGATCATGAATTTTATCTCATCAATTCCAATGTAAAACATAACTTAAAAGACAGTGCATACAATCGGAGACGGTTAGAATGTGAATCGGCTTTGCAAAAAATTCATTCAAAGTTCCCAAATTTTAAACAATTGTATGATGTTACCTTAACAGATTCGGAACTAAAAAATTGTAACCTCACTCCAGATGAACTCAAACGAACAAGTCATGTAATTTCCGAAAGAGAAAGAACAAATCAAGTAATCCAAGGATTGGAATCGAACCAATTTTCAAAGGTGGGAGCTGCCTTGTATGAAGCACACGACTCCTTATCTAAAAACTTTGAAGTCTCTTGTGAAGAAACAGACTTCATTGTATCGCAACTTAAAGATTTAGGAGTCATGGGTGCAAGGATGATTGGAGGAGGATTTGGCGGATGCGTACTCGTACTAGACAAAAAGGAAAGATTTGCCAAAATAAACGAAGAAATGAAAAAAAGTTATCAACAAAAATTTAACCTTGCGTTAGACTTCTACAAGTTTCAAATCTCGGATGGAGTGAAGGAAATTTCCAAATGATTGATAATTGGGATGATTATACCGTAGAAAGTGGTGATTTCAAAATGGAAGTCCTGCAACAAAGATTTGTCCCACTCCCGGAATCTGCCGTTTATTTTGAGTTATCGGGAGAAATAAATTTATACAATTCCCAAGTCATGAAAGAAAATCTAGAGATTCTCATATCAAAAGGAATCAATCATATCTTTTTAAATTTTGAACAAGTCAGTTATATTGATAGTTCTGGATTAGGCGTTTGTTTAGGAATCCACTCAAGACTCGTAAAACAAAAGGGATACATTCGCATCGTATCACCGTCTGAAAAGGTTCGTTATGTTTTAGAACTTACGAAATTAAAAAGCCTGCTCCAAATTTTTCCTACATTGGAGCAAGCTGTTGCACAAGTTTAGAAGTAACTTGGAAATAAAAATTTTAATTTTTTAATCTGCTCTGGATTTCGTTTTTCTGGAGCAGTCACTAAAGAAAACTTTGTACTTCCCACCAAACTAGTATCATCCGACTTTCCTAAATGATCGATCAAAGTGGATAATAATTTTTTTGCAGTGTCAGCATTGGCACTTAAGTTCGCTAGAACCATTTCCAATGTTACATGCGCTTCATCTTCTTTCCAACAATCATAATCAGTAGACATACAAACCATTTGATAAAGGATTTCTGCTTCTCTTGCTAATTTTGCCTCAGGTAATACTGTCATGTTGATGATGTCGGCACCCCAAGATCGATACATATGAGATTCTGCCCGAGTGGAAAACAATGGTCCTTCCATACAGATTAAAGTTTTGTTTGTATGTATTGGAAGATTAATTTGTTTTGCTGCATCTTCTACTTTTTTTGCAAGTCCAGGCGAAAAAGGATCTGCAAAAGGAGCGTGTGCAACCATACCATTTTCAAAAAATGTTGCATGCCTTGCTTTTGTTCTGTCAATGATTTGAGATGGAATCACAAAATCTCTAGGAGCAATTTCTTGTCTCAAACTTCCTACAGAACTAAATGCAATAATTTCTTCGACACCTAACTGTTTTAATGCGGCAATATTAGCGCGTGCCGGAACTTCACTTGGATTTAAAAAATGACCTTTGCCATGTCTTGGTAAAAAAGCAATTTCCTTTCCTTTAAAACGACCTATTGTAATTGTATCTGAAGGTTTTCCCCACGGTGTATCAGGATGAATTTCCTTAAGAATTTCCATTCCATCGATTGAATAGAGTCCTGTTCCACCAATTACCCCGATTTTTACTACATTTGTCATATGAATCCTCTTAAAGTGCAGTTTTCCCCTAACGATTTTAGTTGCATTCGTTTTTTAAGTTTTCAGACTGTAGAATGCTCATGGGAGAGTTCATGAAATCCAAAATAGTAACCATCACAAGTCTTACATTTCTATTATTTACCACTACCACCATCACTTCTGACAGTGCTTTTGATTTATCAACTGAATCAGATCGTAAGTCAGTGAGTGTTACCATTTATAATGGTGGGATTGGACTAGTAAGAGAAACAAGAGTTCTCAATCTTTCAAAAGGTATCAAAACATTACGATTCGAAGATGTGCCTTCACAAATCATTCCACAAACTGTGAGAGTGAAAGGGGAAGACCCAAAAAAATTAACTGTCTTTGAACAAAACTATGAATATGATTTAATTTCCCCAGAACGGCTCATGGACAAATACATTGGAAAAGAGGTAACTCTTTACCAAGATGGAAAAGAAAAAACTACCTCCGTGAAAGCCAAACTCATTGCCAATAATGGAAATCCTGTCTACCAAATTGGGAATGAAGTCTCTTTAGGTTACAATGGACGTGTCACAGTACCAACGATTCCAGAAAATTTATTCGCTAAACCAACGTTAGTTTGGAAATTGAAGAATGAAACCGAGAAAGAACAATCAGTAGAAGTTTCCTATCAAACCAATGGGCTTGGTTGGTCTGCCGATTATATTCTTGTTTTAGACAAAGAAGAAAACGAATGCGGACTTAATTCTTGGGTCACGCTGAATAATAATTCAGGTGCTGAATTTAAAAATGCAGTACTTCAGTTAGTTGCAGGCAAAGTAAATTTGCTTTCCAATAGACCAGCCTACACACCTCAACCTCGTTATGTAAAAAAAACGATGGCGAAAGAATATGATGAAATGGCTGATTCTGCTCCTGAATTTAACCAAGAAAATCTTTCCGAATACTACCTCTACACTTTAGACCAACCTACAACTATAGGATACAACCAAACCAAACAGGTACAACTTTTCCAATCGGAAGGAATTGAAATTAAAAAGTATTTTGTTTTCGAAAACCTTCCTATGTATGAAGGAAATGAAAAAAATTTCAATAATGCCACGATTAAGTACATTTTCAAAAATGCAAAAAAGAATAACTTAGGAAGACCACTGCCTCAAGGAACCATTCGTGTTTTTAAAGCTGATTCCAAAGGTAGACAACAATTACTTGGTGAAGATACAATTGACCATACACCTGAAAACGAAGATGTAAAAATCAAAACTGGCCAAGCATTTGATGTCGTTGCCAATGGAAAACGTCTTTCTTATGAAGTGTTCAAACTTTCTAGAGGGGATAAATCTTCTTATTCCGTTGAAATTCGAAATCGAAAAAAAGAAGCGATTGAGATTCGATTTTATGCAAGTTTATGGGGAGACTGGACCATAACAAAATCTTCTCACAAGTTCATCAAGGAATCCTCAACAAAAACCTATGCTGATGTTCCACTCAAAGCAGGTGAAACAGTGACTTTGGATTACACAGTTGAGACAAAATACTAATCATGGAAACTAAATACGATGTCATTATCATTGGATCTGGAATCGGCGGGTTAACCGCTGCTTCCATACTATCACAGGTCGCAAACAAAAAAGTTTTAGTTCTCGAACGTCATTTTAAGTTAGGTGGTTTTACACACACATTCAAACGTTTAGGAAAGTTTGAATGGGATGTGGGAATCCATTACATTGGTGATTTGGCTGAAGGTTCTATGTTAAGAACACTTTTTGACTCAGTCACAAAACGTGGAGTCCAATGGAAAAAAATGGAAGAACCTTTTGAGGTCTTTGATTACCCAGGCTTCAGTTTTCCCGTGTATGGGGAAAAAGAACGATTTCGAAGTGATCTTAAATCCAAATTCCCCAAAGAAGAAAAGGCTATCGACCAATACTTCAAGGATGTTGAAACGTTCACTCAATGGTTTGGTAGGCATTTCACTCTCAAAGCATTGCCAGCTTTTTTTGAAAAAGCAGCAAAGTTACTGGGCTTAGACCATATCAAAACTCCTTACATCACAACGAAAGAATACATGGACTCTCATTTCCAAGATGAGAACCTGAGAGCCTTACTTTGTTCTCAGTGGGGTGATTATGGTCTTCCCCCCAAAGATTCTTCTTTTGCCATCCATTCTATGATTGTGGCACATTACTTTAACGGAGGTTATTTTCCGATTGGTGGATCTTCAAAAATTGTAGATTCAATTGAACCCATTGTCGAAAAAAACGGTGGTGCGATGAAAATCCTCCACACTGTAAAGGAAATCATTTTGGACGGAGACAAAGCGATTGGAGTGAAGGTGGATGTACAAAAAGGTAAAACCATCACCGAACATAGTTTTTTTGCTGATGAAATCATTTCTGATGCAGGTGCTTACACCACTTATAAAAAACTTTTGCCGAAACAATATTCACAGGCGTTTGTATCTCCATTAGAATCTTTAAGTACCCAAGGTACCACATCCATTACGCTCTATATTGGTTTTAAGGAATCTCCGACAAAACTCGGATTTCATGGAGAGAACCATTGGATCTTTCCAAATGTAGATCATGACGAAAGTTATGCGAAACGAAATGATTTAATCCATGGAAAACCACCAATGATGTATTTGTCGTTTCCTTCGTTAAAAAATCCAGAAGCAGAAGGTCATACAGCCGAAGCGATTAGTTTTGCTGATTATACAAATTTCGCAAAATGGAAGGAGGAACCTTGGAAAAAACGAGGCGAGGATTACAATGAATTAAAAGCTACCATCACAGAGGGAATGTTGGCGTTTTTGGAAGAAAGGTTTCCTGGTTTTCGGGACATGATC
The sequence above is a segment of the Leptospira levettii genome. Coding sequences within it:
- a CDS encoding phosphotransferase, with the protein product MHTGINETHLDFIHSRYGKNCNITPLQEEASSRRYFHISTSKDKEEVVCIDETVNEDFIVLSQFLSENGIHVPKIFESNKNLGIICMSFEGKLDYSSYHLTEYQNHFTNLIELILKLQSLDPPGFVKTRKFDTEKLSFETNLTIEKFNAFKEIYKIKTSFSNEALAFIEETVGYLNQYPINVFTHRDFHCRNLLRSPNSDYVLIDYQDARMGVPQYDLASILYDAYYPLPREFRMKMLKYFEERNIDQSKKFKDTFYLQALQRSFKALGTYFRMVTDHKKDKFKPSIVSCLNQLEEIIQLGMFPDSLFIFVRSLREELILHKDFKKL
- a CDS encoding nucleotidyltransferase family protein, which gives rise to MNAFVLAAGFGKRMGSLTQNTPKPLLQIQSITLLDYALYLLHIWKIQKVWINAHYLGEQILNHVKNFTGFPIEVSIEKDKILGTAGGIRTALPENPDSEPILLINPDTLFFPNSEFTPKHSLAKGIKIHLYLLPIPEGENYTKISIRKDGTLEFGKGEFYYIGLSVIDPSCLSNLEKNHFYDLSDTFRECAIKGEITGEIFPGEVLDLGTKELWESYLNKDVFGSNLTKIKSFLSRSNMT
- a CDS encoding glucose-6-phosphate isomerase; amino-acid sequence: MSNLKISDRFVKPFLPQNHLETELERAETARQTLLNRTGLGKEFLGWVTLPSQMNSEDLQTIRKAAETIQSHSQYLVVVGIGGSYLGARAVIEALTPEFSHPETQKKTVKILYAGHHLDADYHFRLLAFLENKEFSVNVISKSGTTTEPAIAFRLLLSLLERKYGKENIKNRVFATTDKSKGALKHLADEYGFPTFIIPDDVGGRYSVFTPVGLLPIAAAGFSINKLIDGAKQMQSNLKSTTSKEGNLASLYAAMRNGLYGLGKTTEIFVSYQPTLNYLAEWWKQLFGESEGKNAKGIFPASVQFTTDLHSMGQYIQDGERKLMETVIKIETPKQDVYLTEKTDDNDGLNYLAGKKLSEVNQSAILGTLIAHKDGGVPCIEIILPTINEEVLGELMYFYEFACAISGYMLGVNPFDQPGVEDYKNNMFALLGKKGYEKRKEEILSHIGPT
- the galK gene encoding galactokinase; the encoded protein is MDSLRSKENLNQFERIFGKTNTNPRLFEAPARINIIGEHVDYLGGIVLPAAINFSVQVFLRPNQSNLYRFHSITFNETISIKKPFLSNQNAPWTDYITGVIVELEAEGHSIPGFDLLVDGNIPQGSGLSSSAALEVVTGFAISECFGLGIKREKIAVIGQKAENNFVGTKCGIMDQFIIAVGKQNDCISLNTDTLNYSYHHFELGDHEFYLINSNVKHNLKDSAYNRRRLECESALQKIHSKFPNFKQLYDVTLTDSELKNCNLTPDELKRTSHVISERERTNQVIQGLESNQFSKVGAALYEAHDSLSKNFEVSCEETDFIVSQLKDLGVMGARMIGGGFGGCVLVLDKKERFAKINEEMKKSYQQKFNLALDFYKFQISDGVKEISK
- a CDS encoding STAS domain-containing protein, translating into MIDNWDDYTVESGDFKMEVLQQRFVPLPESAVYFELSGEINLYNSQVMKENLEILISKGINHIFLNFEQVSYIDSSGLGVCLGIHSRLVKQKGYIRIVSPSEKVRYVLELTKLKSLLQIFPTLEQAVAQV
- the mtnP gene encoding S-methyl-5'-thioadenosine phosphorylase; amino-acid sequence: MTNVVKIGVIGGTGLYSIDGMEILKEIHPDTPWGKPSDTITIGRFKGKEIAFLPRHGKGHFLNPSEVPARANIAALKQLGVEEIIAFSSVGSLRQEIAPRDFVIPSQIIDRTKARHATFFENGMVAHAPFADPFSPGLAKKVEDAAKQINLPIHTNKTLICMEGPLFSTRAESHMYRSWGADIINMTVLPEAKLAREAEILYQMVCMSTDYDCWKEDEAHVTLEMVLANLSANADTAKKLLSTLIDHLGKSDDTSLVGSTKFSLVTAPEKRNPEQIKKLKFLFPSYF
- a CDS encoding DUF4139 domain-containing protein translates to MKSKIVTITSLTFLLFTTTTITSDSAFDLSTESDRKSVSVTIYNGGIGLVRETRVLNLSKGIKTLRFEDVPSQIIPQTVRVKGEDPKKLTVFEQNYEYDLISPERLMDKYIGKEVTLYQDGKEKTTSVKAKLIANNGNPVYQIGNEVSLGYNGRVTVPTIPENLFAKPTLVWKLKNETEKEQSVEVSYQTNGLGWSADYILVLDKEENECGLNSWVTLNNNSGAEFKNAVLQLVAGKVNLLSNRPAYTPQPRYVKKTMAKEYDEMADSAPEFNQENLSEYYLYTLDQPTTIGYNQTKQVQLFQSEGIEIKKYFVFENLPMYEGNEKNFNNATIKYIFKNAKKNNLGRPLPQGTIRVFKADSKGRQQLLGEDTIDHTPENEDVKIKTGQAFDVVANGKRLSYEVFKLSRGDKSSYSVEIRNRKKEAIEIRFYASLWGDWTITKSSHKFIKESSTKTYADVPLKAGETVTLDYTVETKY
- a CDS encoding phytoene desaturase family protein, which codes for METKYDVIIIGSGIGGLTAASILSQVANKKVLVLERHFKLGGFTHTFKRLGKFEWDVGIHYIGDLAEGSMLRTLFDSVTKRGVQWKKMEEPFEVFDYPGFSFPVYGEKERFRSDLKSKFPKEEKAIDQYFKDVETFTQWFGRHFTLKALPAFFEKAAKLLGLDHIKTPYITTKEYMDSHFQDENLRALLCSQWGDYGLPPKDSSFAIHSMIVAHYFNGGYFPIGGSSKIVDSIEPIVEKNGGAMKILHTVKEIILDGDKAIGVKVDVQKGKTITEHSFFADEIISDAGAYTTYKKLLPKQYSQAFVSPLESLSTQGTTSITLYIGFKESPTKLGFHGENHWIFPNVDHDESYAKRNDLIHGKPPMMYLSFPSLKNPEAEGHTAEAISFADYTNFAKWKEEPWKKRGEDYNELKATITEGMLAFLEERFPGFRDMIEFTELSTPITTEYFTGHKEGSIYGLSCTPERFRQEWLGVRTTVKNLYLTGADACSPGVAGALMGGVAASSVVLGLSGTLRLMKELFQKSQETD